A region of Vigna radiata var. radiata cultivar VC1973A unplaced genomic scaffold, Vradiata_ver6 scaffold_252, whole genome shotgun sequence DNA encodes the following proteins:
- the LOC106755352 gene encoding LRR receptor-like serine/threonine-protein kinase GSO1 isoform X1, with the protein MNDFSDILVCLKGFPSLKALYLRFNGFHATFSDFETLSSKLHRLEVLDVSKNSLTNEMLPSLGGFTSLKELYLSDTGLDSDMHIQGLCSMLKNLEVFDLSGNNLSDSDIASALSGLSSLKSLNLGYTQLTPRSILNISKIRSLEILDIEGNELNETILWRLEKDGFRWPTNLQVLRLGSNSFSNEFLSSLSGLQRLKSLDLRVNQLRGSVNITGLSALTSLEILDLSSNLINSFVVHQVSGSKSLSKLDVLTLDYNMINGSNLRESLQPFSSIRVLSMNGNEIIGTITAGDFRDLSKLEHLALDNNDLDNEFFKGIGELTSLRVLSAFQCGINGTLPPADWFKLKNLEELDLSQNQFVGSLPSSFLNMTSLRKLKLSQNQLSGQFGSNIASLTSLEYFDFRENQFEVPISFTPFANHSNLKFIYGEGNRVILDLQPSLQTWIPKFQLKVLSLSSTTNVDSIPLPKFLLHQRNLTSLDLTSCRLEGVFPHWLFENNIKLTELLVRNCSFTGVLRLPSHPLTNMRRIDVSDNSITGQIPSNNISSILPNLQFLNLSRNHIQGSIPIEFGQMSLMDTLDLSDNHLSGEIPKNISRDESRLKILKLSHNRLDGPIFPSLQYLEQLYLDDNSLYGSIPNSFLNSSLQLLNLSYNNLVGKLPSVIGNFSYLAMLSLSNNHLQGSIPTRLVELEHLSYLDISNNNLTGYVPSFVNASLEYIHLSNNRLSGLPSRMFNERSSLIILDLSYNEVVGSIQDMMEDLADTRLNILILKGNRFTGHLPEQICQLEGLSILDLSYNNFFGPIPNCLGKMPFENDPRELRYAFDGFLHAINSNTRTMTPNINEKAIFTTKKRSYTYTASILAYMSGIDLSKNKLNGSIPSELGNLTRIRALNFSHNDLIGQIPASFSKLVQIESLDLSFNMLSGQIPPQLNQLNSLAVFSVAHNNLSGDTPERKGQFITFDESSYEGNSLLCGPPLLKSCHPYLQSPTVSSNDNSLIDMVAFYVSFVVAFTSVLFVIVATLCINPYWRRAWFSYMELIILSFYYFMQDSWRRFSNSENM; encoded by the exons ATGAATGATTTCTCTGACATTCTAGTTTGTTTGAAGGGCTTTCCATCTCTCAAGGCTCTATATCTAAGATTCAACGGGTTCCATGCAACATTCAGCG ATTTTGAAACTCTGTCATCGAAGTTGCATAGATTAGAAGTCCTTGACGTAAGTAAGAACTCTTTGACTAATGAGATGTTGCCATCTCTCGGGGGATTCACATCTCTGAAGGAACTCTATTTGTCTGACACTGGATTGGACTCAGATATGCATATTCAAG GTTTATGCTCTATGTTGAAGAATCTTGAGGTCTTTGACTTGTCTGGCAACAACTTGAGTGACAGTGATATTGCATCTGCTCTTAGTGGACTTTCATCTCTAAAGTCTTTAAATTTAGGATACACTCAATTGACTCCAAGATCAATTCTTA ATATATCAAAGATACGGTCTCTGGAGATTCTTGACATAGAAGGGAACGAGTTGAATGAGACGATCTTGTGGCGTTTAG AGAAGGATGGATTTAGGTGGCCAACCAATTTACAAGTCCTAAGACTGGGTTCAAACAGTTTCTCCAATGAATTTCTTTCATCTCTAAGTGGGCTTCAACGTCTCAAATCCCTTGATTTAAGAGTGAATCAATTAAGAGGATCGGTCAATATAACTG GATTATCGGCTTTAACCAGTTTGGAGATTCTTGATCTAAGTAGTAACCTAATTAACAGTTTTGTTGTCCACCAAG TTTCAGGCTCAAAGAGTCTAAGCAAATTGGATGTGCTTACTTTAGATTACAATATGATAAATGGAAGCAACTTGAGGGAATCACTACAACCGTTCTCATCCATTAGAGTGCTTTCTATGAATGGGAATGAGATTATTGGAACAATCACTGCAGGAG ATTTTCGTGATTTAAGTAAGCTTGAACACTTAGCACTCGACAATAATGACCTTGACAATGAGTTTTTCAAAGGTATCGGGGAATTGACTTCTTTGAGAGTTTTGTCTGCTTTTCAGTGTGGAATAAATGGTACCCTTCCTCCTGCTG attGGTTTAAGCTGAAAAATCTCGAAGAATTAGATCTAAGTCAAAACCAATTTGTGGGATCACTTCCTTCATCTTTCTTAAACATGACCTCTCTTCGAAAGTTGAAACTGTCACAAAATCAATTAAGTGGACAATTTGGTTCTAATATAGCTAGCCTTACATCacttgaatattttgatttcagAGAAAACCAATTCGAGGTTCCTATTTCTTTTACACCATTTGCCAATCATTCAAACCTTAAGTTCATATATGGTGAAGGCAACAGAGTCATATTGGACTTACAACCTAGTCTACAGACTTGGAttccaaaatttcaattaaaagtaCTTAGTTTGTCTTCAACGACAAATGTTGATTCTATTCCGCTCCCAAAGTTTCTTCTACATCAAAGAAACTTGACAAGTTTGGATTTGACTAGTTGTAGACTGGAAGGAGTGTTTCCTCACTGGTTGTttgaaaacaacataaaattgACAGAGCTTCTTGTTAGAAATTGCTCTTTCACAGGTGTTCTACGGTTACCATCACATCCCCTTACTAACATGAGGAGAATTGATGTATCTGACAATAGCATAACCGGCCAAATCCCCAGTAACAATATCAGTTCAATTTTACCAAATTTGCAATTTCTAAACTTGTCTAGAAACCACATCCAAGGTTCGATTCCTATTGAGTTTGGGCAAATGAGCTTAATGGATACTTTGGATCTTTCAGATAATCATTTATCAGGAGAGATTCCAAAGAACATATCTAGAGATGAGTCACGACtgaaaatattgaaactttCACACAATAGGCTAGATGGACCCATATTTCCATCTTTACAATACTTGGAACAATTGTATTTAGATGACAATAGCCTTTATGGTAGCATACCCAATAGCTTTCTTAACTCATCTCTCCAACTCTTGAATCTAAGCTATAATAATTTAGTGGGGAAACTACCAAGTGTGATAGGAAATTTTTCATACTTGGCTATGCTTTCATTATCCAATAATCATCTTCAAGGGTCTATTCCGACAAGGCTAGTGGAACTTGAACATTTATCATATCTGGATATCTCAAACAACAATTTGACGGGTTATGTACCATCTTTTGTCAATGCTTCTCTGGAATACATTCATTTGAGCAACAACAGATTAAGTGGTTTACCCAGTAGAATGTTCAATGAAAGATCTTCCTTAATAATTCTAGACCTTAGCTACAATGAAGTAGTCGGGAGCATTCAAGATATGATGGAAGACCTTGCTGATACAAGGTTGAATATACTCATTTTGAAAGGTAACCGCTTTACAGGGCATTTACCAGAGCAGATATGCCAATTGGAGGGTTTGAGTATATTAGATCTTtcttataacaatttttttggtCCAATACCCAATTGCTTGGGTAAAATGCCTTTCGAGAATGACCCTCGCGAGTTAAGGTATGCATTTGATGGCTTTCTTCATGCAATAAATAGCAATACAAGAACTATGACGCCGAACATAAACGAGAAAGCAATCTTCACTACGAAGAAAAGATCCTACACATATACAGCGAGCATCCTTGCTTATATGTCCGGAATTGatttatccaaaaataaactaaacGGAAGTATTCCATCCGAGCTTGGAAACTTGACAAGAATTCGAGCATTGAATTTTTCTCACAATGATTTGATTGGACAAATTCCAGCTTCATTTTCCAAATTAGTACAAATAGAGAGTTTGGATCTTTCTTTCAACATGTTGAGTGGTCAAATTCCTCCTCAACTAAATCAGTTGAACTCTCTTGCTGTATTTAGTGTTGCGCATAACAACTTATCAGGTGATACACCCGAGCGAAAAGGCCAATTTATTACCTTTGATGAAAGTAGCTATGAAGGAAATTCTCTTCTTTGTGGACCTCCATTGCTAAAAAGTTGTCATCCTTATTTACAATCACCAACCGTTTCTTCAAATGATAACAGTCTGATTGACATGGTTGCTTTTTATGTAAGTTTTGTTGTGGCTTTCACATCAGTATTGTTTGTAATTGTTGCAACTCTCTGCATTAATCCTTATTGGAGGAGAGCCTGGTTTTCCTATATGGAACTTATAATCTTaagtttttattactttatgcAAGATAGTTGGAGGAGGTTTTCAAATTctgaaaatatgtaa
- the LOC106755352 gene encoding LRR receptor-like serine/threonine-protein kinase GSO1 isoform X2, whose product MNDFSDILVCLKGFPSLKALYLRFNGFHATFSDFETLSSKLHRLEVLDVSKNSLTNEMLPSLGGFTSLKELYLSDTGLDSDMHIQGLCSMLKNLEVFDLSGNNLSDSDIASALSGLSSLKSLNLGYTQLTPRSILNISKIRSLEILDIEGNELNETILWRLEKDGFRWPTNLQVLRLGSNSFSNEFLSSLSGLQRLKSLDLRVNQLRGSVNITGLSALTSLEILDLSSNLINSFVVHQGSKSLSKLDVLTLDYNMINGSNLRESLQPFSSIRVLSMNGNEIIGTITAGDFRDLSKLEHLALDNNDLDNEFFKGIGELTSLRVLSAFQCGINGTLPPADWFKLKNLEELDLSQNQFVGSLPSSFLNMTSLRKLKLSQNQLSGQFGSNIASLTSLEYFDFRENQFEVPISFTPFANHSNLKFIYGEGNRVILDLQPSLQTWIPKFQLKVLSLSSTTNVDSIPLPKFLLHQRNLTSLDLTSCRLEGVFPHWLFENNIKLTELLVRNCSFTGVLRLPSHPLTNMRRIDVSDNSITGQIPSNNISSILPNLQFLNLSRNHIQGSIPIEFGQMSLMDTLDLSDNHLSGEIPKNISRDESRLKILKLSHNRLDGPIFPSLQYLEQLYLDDNSLYGSIPNSFLNSSLQLLNLSYNNLVGKLPSVIGNFSYLAMLSLSNNHLQGSIPTRLVELEHLSYLDISNNNLTGYVPSFVNASLEYIHLSNNRLSGLPSRMFNERSSLIILDLSYNEVVGSIQDMMEDLADTRLNILILKGNRFTGHLPEQICQLEGLSILDLSYNNFFGPIPNCLGKMPFENDPRELRYAFDGFLHAINSNTRTMTPNINEKAIFTTKKRSYTYTASILAYMSGIDLSKNKLNGSIPSELGNLTRIRALNFSHNDLIGQIPASFSKLVQIESLDLSFNMLSGQIPPQLNQLNSLAVFSVAHNNLSGDTPERKGQFITFDESSYEGNSLLCGPPLLKSCHPYLQSPTVSSNDNSLIDMVAFYVSFVVAFTSVLFVIVATLCINPYWRRAWFSYMELIILSFYYFMQDSWRRFSNSENM is encoded by the exons ATGAATGATTTCTCTGACATTCTAGTTTGTTTGAAGGGCTTTCCATCTCTCAAGGCTCTATATCTAAGATTCAACGGGTTCCATGCAACATTCAGCG ATTTTGAAACTCTGTCATCGAAGTTGCATAGATTAGAAGTCCTTGACGTAAGTAAGAACTCTTTGACTAATGAGATGTTGCCATCTCTCGGGGGATTCACATCTCTGAAGGAACTCTATTTGTCTGACACTGGATTGGACTCAGATATGCATATTCAAG GTTTATGCTCTATGTTGAAGAATCTTGAGGTCTTTGACTTGTCTGGCAACAACTTGAGTGACAGTGATATTGCATCTGCTCTTAGTGGACTTTCATCTCTAAAGTCTTTAAATTTAGGATACACTCAATTGACTCCAAGATCAATTCTTA ATATATCAAAGATACGGTCTCTGGAGATTCTTGACATAGAAGGGAACGAGTTGAATGAGACGATCTTGTGGCGTTTAG AGAAGGATGGATTTAGGTGGCCAACCAATTTACAAGTCCTAAGACTGGGTTCAAACAGTTTCTCCAATGAATTTCTTTCATCTCTAAGTGGGCTTCAACGTCTCAAATCCCTTGATTTAAGAGTGAATCAATTAAGAGGATCGGTCAATATAACTG GATTATCGGCTTTAACCAGTTTGGAGATTCTTGATCTAAGTAGTAACCTAATTAACAGTTTTGTTGTCCACCAAG GCTCAAAGAGTCTAAGCAAATTGGATGTGCTTACTTTAGATTACAATATGATAAATGGAAGCAACTTGAGGGAATCACTACAACCGTTCTCATCCATTAGAGTGCTTTCTATGAATGGGAATGAGATTATTGGAACAATCACTGCAGGAG ATTTTCGTGATTTAAGTAAGCTTGAACACTTAGCACTCGACAATAATGACCTTGACAATGAGTTTTTCAAAGGTATCGGGGAATTGACTTCTTTGAGAGTTTTGTCTGCTTTTCAGTGTGGAATAAATGGTACCCTTCCTCCTGCTG attGGTTTAAGCTGAAAAATCTCGAAGAATTAGATCTAAGTCAAAACCAATTTGTGGGATCACTTCCTTCATCTTTCTTAAACATGACCTCTCTTCGAAAGTTGAAACTGTCACAAAATCAATTAAGTGGACAATTTGGTTCTAATATAGCTAGCCTTACATCacttgaatattttgatttcagAGAAAACCAATTCGAGGTTCCTATTTCTTTTACACCATTTGCCAATCATTCAAACCTTAAGTTCATATATGGTGAAGGCAACAGAGTCATATTGGACTTACAACCTAGTCTACAGACTTGGAttccaaaatttcaattaaaagtaCTTAGTTTGTCTTCAACGACAAATGTTGATTCTATTCCGCTCCCAAAGTTTCTTCTACATCAAAGAAACTTGACAAGTTTGGATTTGACTAGTTGTAGACTGGAAGGAGTGTTTCCTCACTGGTTGTttgaaaacaacataaaattgACAGAGCTTCTTGTTAGAAATTGCTCTTTCACAGGTGTTCTACGGTTACCATCACATCCCCTTACTAACATGAGGAGAATTGATGTATCTGACAATAGCATAACCGGCCAAATCCCCAGTAACAATATCAGTTCAATTTTACCAAATTTGCAATTTCTAAACTTGTCTAGAAACCACATCCAAGGTTCGATTCCTATTGAGTTTGGGCAAATGAGCTTAATGGATACTTTGGATCTTTCAGATAATCATTTATCAGGAGAGATTCCAAAGAACATATCTAGAGATGAGTCACGACtgaaaatattgaaactttCACACAATAGGCTAGATGGACCCATATTTCCATCTTTACAATACTTGGAACAATTGTATTTAGATGACAATAGCCTTTATGGTAGCATACCCAATAGCTTTCTTAACTCATCTCTCCAACTCTTGAATCTAAGCTATAATAATTTAGTGGGGAAACTACCAAGTGTGATAGGAAATTTTTCATACTTGGCTATGCTTTCATTATCCAATAATCATCTTCAAGGGTCTATTCCGACAAGGCTAGTGGAACTTGAACATTTATCATATCTGGATATCTCAAACAACAATTTGACGGGTTATGTACCATCTTTTGTCAATGCTTCTCTGGAATACATTCATTTGAGCAACAACAGATTAAGTGGTTTACCCAGTAGAATGTTCAATGAAAGATCTTCCTTAATAATTCTAGACCTTAGCTACAATGAAGTAGTCGGGAGCATTCAAGATATGATGGAAGACCTTGCTGATACAAGGTTGAATATACTCATTTTGAAAGGTAACCGCTTTACAGGGCATTTACCAGAGCAGATATGCCAATTGGAGGGTTTGAGTATATTAGATCTTtcttataacaatttttttggtCCAATACCCAATTGCTTGGGTAAAATGCCTTTCGAGAATGACCCTCGCGAGTTAAGGTATGCATTTGATGGCTTTCTTCATGCAATAAATAGCAATACAAGAACTATGACGCCGAACATAAACGAGAAAGCAATCTTCACTACGAAGAAAAGATCCTACACATATACAGCGAGCATCCTTGCTTATATGTCCGGAATTGatttatccaaaaataaactaaacGGAAGTATTCCATCCGAGCTTGGAAACTTGACAAGAATTCGAGCATTGAATTTTTCTCACAATGATTTGATTGGACAAATTCCAGCTTCATTTTCCAAATTAGTACAAATAGAGAGTTTGGATCTTTCTTTCAACATGTTGAGTGGTCAAATTCCTCCTCAACTAAATCAGTTGAACTCTCTTGCTGTATTTAGTGTTGCGCATAACAACTTATCAGGTGATACACCCGAGCGAAAAGGCCAATTTATTACCTTTGATGAAAGTAGCTATGAAGGAAATTCTCTTCTTTGTGGACCTCCATTGCTAAAAAGTTGTCATCCTTATTTACAATCACCAACCGTTTCTTCAAATGATAACAGTCTGATTGACATGGTTGCTTTTTATGTAAGTTTTGTTGTGGCTTTCACATCAGTATTGTTTGTAATTGTTGCAACTCTCTGCATTAATCCTTATTGGAGGAGAGCCTGGTTTTCCTATATGGAACTTATAATCTTaagtttttattactttatgcAAGATAGTTGGAGGAGGTTTTCAAATTctgaaaatatgtaa